The genomic segment ACCAGAACCTTCTCGCGGGAAATCCGTAACGCGCGCACGGAGTATTTGGAGACTACTCCCGAAAAGGCGCCGGCGTACTCGCGGCGGGTACCGATCCGACGGCGGAACGGGTTGCCCCGTTCCGCCCAGCCGCCCGGCCGAAGCCGAGCAGCAGGTTCACGACGATCGTCGCGAATGCGCACAGCGCGGCCGCGCCCCACAGCAGTGTGCGCCAGGCGGCGGTGAACGCGCCCGCCGGATCCCCCGCGGTCCCGGCGACCACGCGGTCGGCGAACGCGGCGTCCCCGAGCCGCGCCCGCACCAGCGCCAGCAGCAGCGCGCCGAAGACCGCCATGGCGAGGGTGTTCGAGCCGCCGCGGATGGTGTTCAGGAACCCGGCCGCCATCCCGGTGCGGGCCGGCTCGACGAAGTTCATCGCCTGCGCGTCGACCAGCCCGATGGCCAGCCCGCTGCCGAACCCGAGCACGAGCAGCGGCAGCGCCAGCCCGGCGGGCCCGATGCCGGGGTGCAGCACGGTCAGCAGGGCGTTGCCCGCGGCGAGCAGGCCCAGCGACGCGGTGAGCAGCAGCCGCCCCGGCACCCCGTGGTTGACCAGCCAGCCGCTGACCGACGGGCCCACCAGCACCGGCGCGGTGAGCAGCAGCATGGTCAGCCCGGTGTCCCGCGCGGACCACCCGGTCACGCCCTGCAGGTAGGTCGGCAGGAAGATCAGCGCCCCGGCGAACCCGGCGACGACCGCCAGCGCGCCGACGCTCCACCCGAGGAACCGGCGGTCGCCGAGCAGGGCGAAGTCGAGCACCGGGTGGTCGCTGCGGCGCTCGACCACGACGAAGGCGGCCAGCAGCGCGAGCCCGGCGACCAGCGGCACGAGTGCCCCGCCGCGGGTGATGGCGAACATGACCAGGCCGAGCCCGGCGATGAAGGTGAGCGCACCGGCCCAGTCGACGCGCGGGCGCACCCCCGACTTGGACTCGGCGGCGAAGAAGGTGCCCGCGATCATCACCAGGCCGATCCCCGCGAAGCAGGCGAAGGTCAGGCGCCAGCCGAGCGCGCTGATCAGCCAGCCGGACAACGACGGCCCGAGCGCGATGCCGACCCCCGCGACCGTGCCCATCATCGCGAACGCGCGGGTGCGGGCCGGGCCGGTGAAGGTGCTCGCGAGCATCGCCCCGCCCGCGGCCATCACCCCCGCCGCGCCGACCCCGGCGCCCATGCGCGCGGTGTTCAGCACCGCGAGGTCGCCGGCGAACGCGCCCACCGCGGTCGCACCGGTGTAGAGCACGGCGCCGATCCGGAAGACCCGGCGGCGGCCGAACAGGTCGCCGAGCGACCCGGCGACCAGCATGCAGGACGACGCGGCGAGGAAGTAGCCGGTCACCACCCACTGCAACCCGGCCCCCGTGGCGCCGAGGTCCGCGCCGATCCCGGGCAGCGCGACGGTGGTGCCGGACATCAGCATCGGCAAGGTCAGGAAGCCCAGCAGCACGATCGCCAGCGTGGCCCGCGGTGCCGCCCCCGAAGTCGTCATGGACCCGACGCTAGAACCTGAACCAAGGTTCAAGTCAACCGTCCGGGTCCATCATCCGGGAGTCCTTGCCCGGGGCGGCGGGCCACACCAAACTCGGGCCCACTCCACCGATTCCCCCGCCGATCCCGCGTCAGAACGGGAGATTTCGCCGTGTCCACAACCCATTCGGGCCTGCTGCGCTGGATCAGTCCGGTGGCGCTGCTCGTGCTGTGGCAGCTCGCCAGCGGCTCCGGCCTGCTGCCACCGGAAAAACTGAGTTCCCCGCTGACCGTGCTGCAGGCCGGTATCGACACCGCGAGCACCGGCGAGCTGGGCGAAGCGTTCGCCGTGTCCGTCACCCGCGTGCTGGCCGGCTTCACCATCGGCGCCACGATCGGGCTGCTGCTCGGCATCGTCGCGGGCCTTTCGCGATGGGGGAACCTGCTCGTCGACCCGCCCGTGCAGATGTTGCGCACCCTGCCGTTCCTCGGCCTGATCCCGCTGTTCATCCTGTGGTTCGGCATCGGCGAGACACCGAAGATCGTGCTGGTCGCGCTCGGTGTCGCCTTCCCGCTGTACCTCAATGTCCACTCCGGAATCCGCTCGGTGGACGCACAACTCGTCGAAGCCACCACCGCGCTCGGCTACACCAGGGCGGAACGGCTCTGGCACGTGGTGCTGCCGTCCGCGGTACCGCAGACGCTCGTCGGCCTGCGGCAGTCACTCGGCATCGCCTGGCTTTCGCTGATCGTCGGCGAGCAGGTCAACGCCGACGCCGGTCTCGGATACCTGATCAACAACGCCCGCGAGTTCCTGCGCACCGACGTGATCGTGGTCGGGCTGATCGTCTACGCCGCACTCGGCCTGGCCACCGACGCGCTGGTCCGGCTACTGGAAGGAAGGGCGCTGCGATGGCGCGGGAACTGACCGTACGGGTGCGCGAGCTGAGCCGGGAGTTCGGCGAGCGAACCGTCCTCAAAGGACTGAGTCTGGAGATCGCCGACGGCGAGTTCGTCGCACTGCTGGGCCGCAGCGGCTCCGGCAAGTCGACCCTGTTGCGCGTGCTGGCCGGACTGGACACCGGCATCAGCGGCGAGGCTTCCGTGCGCGGCACGGTTTCCGTCGCGTTCCAGCAACCGCGCCTGCTGCCGTGGCGCCGGGTGTGGCGCAACGTGGTGCTCGGCCTGCCGGGCCACGGCACCGACCGCGAACTCGCCCTGCGCGCGCTGCGGGAGGTCCAGCTCGAAGAGCACGCCGACGACTGGCCGCGCACGCTCTCCGGCGGTGAGGCACAACGACTTTCGCTCACCAGGGCGCTGGTCCGCGAACCGGACCTCCTGCTGCTGGACGAACCCTTCGGTGCGCTCGACGCGCTGACCCGGCTCGCCATGCACCGCCTCGTCGAAGACCTCTGGCAGCGCCACCACCCCGCCGTGCTGCTGGTGACCCACGACGTGGACGAAGCGCTGCTGCTGGCCGACCGCGTGCTGGTGCTCGACGACGGCCGGATCGCCGCCGAGCACGTGCTGGACCACCCGCGCCCGCGGCGGCTCGCCGACCACCTCGAAACCCGCACCCGAGTGCTGGTCGATCTAGGAGTGACCGAACATGCCCACACCGTCTAAGGCCCTGCCCGCGCTGCTCGCCGCGGCGGTGCTCGGGGGCTGCGGCAGCCAGGCGGAACCCGCCGCGGCACCACCCGCGCCGGTCAGCGCGGCCGAACTGGCGAACGTCACGCTCAAGGTCGGTGACCAGAAGGGCGGGGTGAAGTCGCTGCTGACCGCGGCCGGACTGCTGGACGACCTGCCGTACCGGATCGAGTTCTCCACCTTCACCTCCGGTCCGCCGCTGCTCGAAGCGGCCTCGGCGGGGGCGATCGACATCGGCCGGGTCGGCAACACGCCGCCGATCTTCGCCGCCGCCGCGGACGCGAAGATCTCGGTGGTCGCCGCCGCGCAGGCGCCGGTCGTCGACGACGCCCTGCTGGTGCCCCAGGATTCACCCCTGCGGGACATCACCGAGCTGCGGGGCAAGACCATCGGCGTGGCCAAGGGGAGTTCCGCGCACGGGCAGGTGCTCTACAACCTGCGTGCCGCCGGATTGTCCACAAAGGACGTCAAGCTGTCCTACCTGCAGCCCGCCGACGCCTTCGCCGCGTTCAACCAGAAGGCGATCGACGCCTGGGCGGTCTGGGACCCCTACACCTCCCAGGCGCAGCAGGAGTCGGACGCCCGCGTGCTGACCGACGGCGTCGGGAAGACCAACGGTTACGTCTTCCAGGTGGCCGGGCGTGACGCACTGGCCGATCCCGGGAAGAATTCGGTGTTGCGCGAGTACGTCACCAGAGTGGCCCGAGCGCAGAAGTGGGCCGACACCCACCGGCCCGAATGGGCGGCCGCGTGGGCGGCGGAGACCGGCCTCAAGCCCGAGGTGACCGGCGCCGCCACCGCCCGCGGCGTGGAACTGCCGGTGGCACTGGACGACCAGGTGCTGGGGTCGCAGCAGGAACTGGCCGACGCCTTCACCGACGAGAAGCTGCTGCCCGGCGCGATCGACTTCGCCGCCTTCGCCGACCAGCGCTATTCGGACGACCTGCGAACCGTGAGGGAGAAGTAGATGAGCGTGCGCCTGCACTGGTTCCTGCCGACCACCGGGGACGGCCGGACGATCGTGGAACGCTTCCACGCCAACCGATCCCTCGGCCCGAGCGCGCAACGGCAGCCGAGCATCGACTACCTCGCGCAGGTCGCGCGGGCCGCCGAGCACCTGGGGTTCGATGGCGTGCTGACCCCGACCGGCACCTGGTGCGAGGACGCCTGGCTGAGCACGGCCGCGTTGCTCAGGGAGACCCGGCGGCTGAGGTTCCTGGTGGCGTTCCGGCCCGGGGTCATCTCCCCCACGCTCGCCGCGCAGATGGCTTCGACCTACCAGCGGTTGTCCGGCGGGCGGCTGCTGCTGAACGTGGTGACCGGTGGCGACGCGGTGGAGCAGCGCCGGTTCGGCGACTGGCACGACCACGACGCGCGCTACGCCAGGACCGACGAGTTCCTGTCCATCGTGCGCGGGGTGTGGCGCGGTGAGCCGTTCGACTTCGACGGCGAGCACCTGAAGGTCGAGGGCGCGACCCTGCTCGCGCCACCGGATCCGGTGCCGTCGGTGTACTTCGGCGGTTCGTCGGCGGCCGCGCTGCCCGTCGCCGCGAAGCACGCCGACGTCTACCTCACCTGGGGTGAACCACCGGCGCAGGTCGCCGAGAAGATCGGCAAGGTGCGCGAACTCGCCGCCCGGCTGGGCCGTGAGCCGCGGTTCGGCGTCCGCCTGCACACCATCTCCCGCGACACCTCCGCCGAGGCGTGGGCCGAAGCGCAGAAGCTGCTCGACGCGCTCGACCCGCAGCAGGTGGCCAAGGCGCAGGAACAACTCGCGGCCAGCGAGTCGGTCGGGCAGCGGCGGATGGTGGCGCTGCACAACGGAAATCTCGACGCCGGCGTGCGCGGGTTGGAAATTCACCCCAACCTGTGGGCGGGTGTCGGGCTCGTCCGCGGTGGCGCGGGCACCGCGCTGGTCGGCAGCCACGCCGAGGTCGCCGACCTGATCGAGGAGTACCACTCCCTTGGTGTGGACGAATTCGTGCTCTCCGGCTACCCGCACCTCGAGGAGGCGTACTGGTTCGGCGAAGGCGTGCGACCGGAACTGGCGCGCCGGGGCCTGCTCGACGACCGGCCCGGAACACCGCTGCCCGACCGGTTCGTGGCCGCCTTGTGACCTCGCGGGCGGTGTCCGTTTTCACGCTGCGCGACTAGCCTGCACCAATCGCCGGTGAGAAGCGGAGGTCAGTGATGACGGACGGTGTCGAGTGCCCGCATCCCGCGGGTGGCACGGTGCGCACCCTGGGCGAGGCGTTCCAGCGGACGGCCCGGCTCCGCCCCGGCGCGATCGCGCTGCGGGTGCCCGGCGGGAAGCAGGACCTCACCTGGCGCGAGTACGAGAAGCGGGTGCGCCTGCTCGCCGCCGGGCTGGCCGCGCACGGCGTCGGCCGCGGTGCCACCGTCGGCATGATGCTGGGCAACCGGCCGGAAGCGCACCTGGTGGACACCGCCGCGCTGCACCTCGGTGCCACGCCGTTCTCCATCTACAACACCAGTTCCCCGGAGCAGATCGCCTACCTGTTCGGCAACGCGGCGAACCGGGTGGTGGTGACCGAACCGCAGTTCCTGGACCGCATCACCGCCTCCGGCGCGAGACTGGACCACGTGGTGCTGGTCGGCGGCGAAGCCGAGGGCACGATTTCGTTGGCACAGCTGGAATCCGCTGGTGCCGAAGACTTCGACCTCGAAGCCGCGTGGCGGGCCGTGGAGCCCGGTGACGTGGCCACGCTCATCTACACCTCGGGCACCACCGGGCCGCCGAAGGGCGTGGAGATCACCCACGCCAACGTGATGGCCGAAGCCCGCGCGCTGCTGCCGCACCTCGAACCGGGCCTGGACGACCGGATCACCTCGTACCTGCCCAGCGCGCACGTGGCCGACCGGATGTCCGCGCACTACCTGAGCCTGGTGCGCGGGGTGCAGATCACCTGCGTCGACGACCCGCGGACGATCGCCGCCGCGCTGCCGGACGCGCGCCCGACCATCTGGGTCGCGGTGCCGCGCGTGTGGCAGAAGATCCGCGGTGGCATCGAAACCAAGCTCGCCGCGGAACCGAAGGCGGTCAAGCGGAACCTGGCGAACTGGGCGATCGGCGTGGGCCGCCGGGTTTCGGTCGCCAAGGCTTCGGGCAGGCAGCCGTCCCCGGCCGACAAGGTGCAGCACGCGCTCGCCGACAAGCTCGTGCTGAGCAAGCTGCGGCACGCGCTCGGCCTCGACCAGCTGCGCTGGGCGGTTTCCGGCGCCGCGGCGATCCCGGCCGAGACGCTGGAGTACTTCCTCGGCCTCGGGCTGCCGGTGTACGAGGTGTGGGGCATGTCCGAGACCACCGCGGCGGCCACCACCAACGCCCCGGGCGCGTACAAGATCGGCTCGGTCGGCAAGGCGATGGAGGGCGTGGAGCTCAAGCTCGGCGAGGACGGCGAGCTGCTCTGCCGCGGCGCGCTGATCACGCCGGGGTACCACGGGCAGCCCGACAAGACCGCCGAGGCGATCGACGCCGACGGCTGGCTGCACACCGGTGACATCGCCACCATCGACGCGGACGGCTTCGTCACCATCGTCGACCGCAAGAAGGAACTGATCATCAACGAGGCCGGCAAGAACATGTCGCCGACCAACATCGAGAACGCGCTCAAGGCCGCGTCGCC from the Amycolatopsis magusensis genome contains:
- a CDS encoding MFS transporter, whose product is MTTSGAAPRATLAIVLLGFLTLPMLMSGTTVALPGIGADLGATGAGLQWVVTGYFLAASSCMLVAGSLGDLFGRRRVFRIGAVLYTGATAVGAFAGDLAVLNTARMGAGVGAAGVMAAGGAMLASTFTGPARTRAFAMMGTVAGVGIALGPSLSGWLISALGWRLTFACFAGIGLVMIAGTFFAAESKSGVRPRVDWAGALTFIAGLGLVMFAITRGGALVPLVAGLALLAAFVVVERRSDHPVLDFALLGDRRFLGWSVGALAVVAGFAGALIFLPTYLQGVTGWSARDTGLTMLLLTAPVLVGPSVSGWLVNHGVPGRLLLTASLGLLAAGNALLTVLHPGIGPAGLALPLLVLGFGSGLAIGLVDAQAMNFVEPARTGMAAGFLNTIRGGSNTLAMAVFGALLLALVRARLGDAAFADRVVAGTAGDPAGAFTAAWRTLLWGAAALCAFATIVVNLLLGFGRAAGRNGATRSAVGSVPAASTPAPFRE
- a CDS encoding ABC transporter permease, translated to MSTTHSGLLRWISPVALLVLWQLASGSGLLPPEKLSSPLTVLQAGIDTASTGELGEAFAVSVTRVLAGFTIGATIGLLLGIVAGLSRWGNLLVDPPVQMLRTLPFLGLIPLFILWFGIGETPKIVLVALGVAFPLYLNVHSGIRSVDAQLVEATTALGYTRAERLWHVVLPSAVPQTLVGLRQSLGIAWLSLIVGEQVNADAGLGYLINNAREFLRTDVIVVGLIVYAALGLATDALVRLLEGRALRWRGN
- a CDS encoding ABC transporter ATP-binding protein; its protein translation is MARELTVRVRELSREFGERTVLKGLSLEIADGEFVALLGRSGSGKSTLLRVLAGLDTGISGEASVRGTVSVAFQQPRLLPWRRVWRNVVLGLPGHGTDRELALRALREVQLEEHADDWPRTLSGGEAQRLSLTRALVREPDLLLLDEPFGALDALTRLAMHRLVEDLWQRHHPAVLLVTHDVDEALLLADRVLVLDDGRIAAEHVLDHPRPRRLADHLETRTRVLVDLGVTEHAHTV
- a CDS encoding ABC transporter substrate-binding protein, with amino-acid sequence MPTPSKALPALLAAAVLGGCGSQAEPAAAPPAPVSAAELANVTLKVGDQKGGVKSLLTAAGLLDDLPYRIEFSTFTSGPPLLEAASAGAIDIGRVGNTPPIFAAAADAKISVVAAAQAPVVDDALLVPQDSPLRDITELRGKTIGVAKGSSAHGQVLYNLRAAGLSTKDVKLSYLQPADAFAAFNQKAIDAWAVWDPYTSQAQQESDARVLTDGVGKTNGYVFQVAGRDALADPGKNSVLREYVTRVARAQKWADTHRPEWAAAWAAETGLKPEVTGAATARGVELPVALDDQVLGSQQELADAFTDEKLLPGAIDFAAFADQRYSDDLRTVREK
- a CDS encoding LLM class flavin-dependent oxidoreductase; protein product: MSVRLHWFLPTTGDGRTIVERFHANRSLGPSAQRQPSIDYLAQVARAAEHLGFDGVLTPTGTWCEDAWLSTAALLRETRRLRFLVAFRPGVISPTLAAQMASTYQRLSGGRLLLNVVTGGDAVEQRRFGDWHDHDARYARTDEFLSIVRGVWRGEPFDFDGEHLKVEGATLLAPPDPVPSVYFGGSSAAALPVAAKHADVYLTWGEPPAQVAEKIGKVRELAARLGREPRFGVRLHTISRDTSAEAWAEAQKLLDALDPQQVAKAQEQLAASESVGQRRMVALHNGNLDAGVRGLEIHPNLWAGVGLVRGGAGTALVGSHAEVADLIEEYHSLGVDEFVLSGYPHLEEAYWFGEGVRPELARRGLLDDRPGTPLPDRFVAAL
- a CDS encoding AMP-binding protein encodes the protein MTDGVECPHPAGGTVRTLGEAFQRTARLRPGAIALRVPGGKQDLTWREYEKRVRLLAAGLAAHGVGRGATVGMMLGNRPEAHLVDTAALHLGATPFSIYNTSSPEQIAYLFGNAANRVVVTEPQFLDRITASGARLDHVVLVGGEAEGTISLAQLESAGAEDFDLEAAWRAVEPGDVATLIYTSGTTGPPKGVEITHANVMAEARALLPHLEPGLDDRITSYLPSAHVADRMSAHYLSLVRGVQITCVDDPRTIAAALPDARPTIWVAVPRVWQKIRGGIETKLAAEPKAVKRNLANWAIGVGRRVSVAKASGRQPSPADKVQHALADKLVLSKLRHALGLDQLRWAVSGAAAIPAETLEYFLGLGLPVYEVWGMSETTAAATTNAPGAYKIGSVGKAMEGVELKLGEDGELLCRGALITPGYHGQPDKTAEAIDADGWLHTGDIATIDADGFVTIVDRKKELIINEAGKNMSPTNIENALKAASPLIAQAVAIGDAKAYVTALVVLDPEMVAARAEELGLSDPSVGVAAQSDAVRAAVAEAVRAGNEKLNRAEQIKRFRIVPSAWDPGGDELTPKMSLRRKPIADKYRTEIDGLYETSPGPQVVDLG